One Misgurnus anguillicaudatus chromosome 19, ASM2758022v2, whole genome shotgun sequence genomic region harbors:
- the slc25a23b gene encoding calcium-binding mitochondrial carrier protein SCaMC-3b gives MGEAGARFPSGWTRARCQENGVSDAEQEKRWAQLFDQLDRNKDGRIDVNELRTGLNARGIKRSEVDEIVRESDSNDDGQLDFTEFTQYLRKHEKNLRLMFSSLDHNKDGRIDVAEIQLCLRSLGVNVSTEQASTILQSMDRDGTMTINWSEWRDHFLFNPLHNIEDIAHYWKHSLMLDIGEQLTVPDEFSEKERRSGVVWRQLAAGAMAGAVSRTGTAPLDRLKVFLQVHGSSGVGLLGGLQGMVKEGGFRSLWRGNGINVLKIAPETAIKFMAYEQIKCLIRGSKERGPLRVQERFIAGSLAGATAQTIIYPMEVLKTRLTLRKTKQYTGMADCAKQILYKEGVRAFYKGYVPNTLGIIPYAGIDLAVYETLKNAWLQRYCMGSADPGVLVLLGCGTVSSTCGQLASYPLALIRTRMQAQALTDGVPQLTMVGQFKHIVSHEGVPGLYRGIAPNFLKVIPAVSISYVVYEHMKKALGVLGS, from the exons ATGGGCGAAGCGGGAGCTCGGTTCCCCTCTGGTTGGACACGGGCTCGTTGTCAAGAAAACGGTGTGTCAGATGCCGAGCAAGAGAAACGATGGGCACAACTGTTTGATCAACTAGATCGAAATAAAGATGGAAGAATCGATGTGAATGAGCTCCGCACTGGATTAAATGCCAGGGGGATCAAACGCAGCGAGGTGGACGAG ATTGTACGTGAGAGTGACAGCAATGATGACGGCCAGCTGGACTTTACAGAGTTCACGCAGTATCTTCGCAAGCATGAGAAAAACCTGAGACTCATGTTCAGCAGCCTGGATCACAACAAAGATG GTCGCATAGACGTTGCAGAAATTCAGCTCTGCTTGCGCAGCCTCGGTGTGAATGTATCCACTGAGCAGGCCTCCACAATACTGCAAAG CATGGACAGAGACGGCACAATGACCATTAACTGGAGCGAGTGGCGGGACCACTTCTTGTTTAACCCTTTGCACAACATAGAGGACATCGCCCATTACTGGAAACACTCTCTG ATGTTGGACATTGGGGAACAGCTGACCGTGCCGGATGAGTtttcagagaaagagagacgcTCAGGTGTGGTGTGGAGGCAGTTGGCTGCCGGGGCAATGGCCGGAGCAGTATCCCGAACAGGAACAGCCCCTCTTGACCGCCTTAAAGTTTTTCTTCAG GTCCATGGCTCTAGTGGGGTCGGTCTGTTAGGAGGCCTGCAGGGGATGGTGAAGGAGGGGGGCTTTAGGTCCCTCTGGAGAGGAAACGGGATTAACGTGCTTAAAATTGCCCCAGAGACAGCGATCAAATTCATGGCATATGAGCAG ATCAAATGCCTGATCAGAGGCAGTAAAGAGCGTGGACCTTTGAGGGTTCAGGAGCGATTCATTGCAGGCTCACTGGCAGGAGCAACTGCTCAGACCATCATCTACCCTATGGAG GTGTTAAAGACTCGTCTGACACTCAGAAAGACTAAACAATATACGGGTATGGCAGACTGTGCCAAGCAGATACTGTATAAGGAAGGGGTGCGGGCCTTTTACAAAGGCTATGTGCCCAACACACTTGGCATTATCCCATATGCTGGTATTGATCTGGCTGTCTATGAG ACTTTAAAAAATGCCTGGCTACAGCGGTACTGCATGGGCTCAGCTGACCCTGGGGTTCTGGTGCTGCTTGGATGTGGCACCGTGTCCAGCACATGTGGACAGCTGGCCAGTTACCCTCTGGCTCTCATCCGCACACGCATGCAGGCCCAGG CCTTAACTGATGGCGTTCCCCAGCTGACCATGGTTGGCCAGTTCAAGCATATTGTGTCCCACGAAGGCGTTCCCGGACTTTACAGAGGGATTGCTCCCAATTTCCTCAAAGTCATTCCTGCTGTTAGCATCTCTTATGTAGTTTATGAGCATATGAAGAAAGCACTGGGAGTTCTGGGATCATAA
- the timm29 gene encoding mitochondrial import inner membrane translocase subunit Tim29 yields MAASCLLKRWCSTAANVTVTTKGTRWQRLINSRAGAWCRGLLSDYKEACREVVLGARERPLKASVYIGLLGGFYACYCTNPDDASFETSLLETSNRLALLSPWIRNGTSDGHVQSLMKLRNEGRLRYASVGFASLTYYADNDPVSSLYEAQCSVMSVPWAELPKRVLDVGFVGRWWVLHHKMKDYDINEEEFRHLPPALVATVPPSPQITEKNEKLHQDSLKAVVMEDESGVSDSVQKQVDTSVERKQMNNTT; encoded by the exons ATGGCCGCCTCGTGCTTGCTGAAGAGATGGTGCTCCACAGCAGCTAATGTTACAGTGACAACCAAGGGCACGAGGTGGCAGAGACTAATAAATAGTCGTGCAG GTGCGTGGTGCCGTGGTCTTTTAAGCGATTATAAGGAGGCTTGCCGTGAGGTGGTGTTGGGGGCACGGGAGCGACCCCTCAAAGCATCTGTCTACATAGGTCTGCTTGGAGGATTCTATGCCTGTTATTGTACCAACCCCGATGATGCTTCTTTCGAGACCAGCCTTCTAGAAACATCCAACCGTCTGGCTCTCCTGTCACCATGGATACGCAATGGCACCTCAGATGGGCACGTCCAGAGCCTGATGAAGCTGCGAAACGAGGGCAGACTGCGCTACGCCAGTGTGGGCTTTGCCTCTTTGACTTATTACGCAGACAACGACCCTGTCTCCAGTCTGTACGAAGCACAGTGTTCTGTAATGTCTGTGCCATGGGCGGAGTTGCCCAAACGGGTACTGGATGTGGGCTTTGTGGGACGTTGGTGGGTGCTTCATCATAAAATGAAGGATTATGATATTAACGAGGAGGAGTTTAGACATCTGCCTCCTGCTCTGGTGGCTACAGTTCCACCATCACCCCAGATAACTGAGAAAAATGAAAAACTGCATCAAGATTCATTGAAGGCGGTGGTGATGGAGGATGAGAGCGGCGTGTCAGATAGTGTACAGAAGCAGGTGGACACGTCTGTTGAAAGAAAGCAGATGAACAATACAACATAG
- the yipf2 gene encoding protein YIPF2 produces MASPDDLKFQEFEVATDLLLTNPGASTLSISSPGVASSSGDVKLDLSDDEANQQESSELLGGEKPTGGFWTFEYYQSFFNIDTVQVLDRIKGSVIPLPGRNFIKHHIRSNPDLYGPFWICVTLVFSVAIMGNLSTFLSEKGNPEYHYRPQFHRVSIAAVTVFLYAWLVPLGVWGFLTWRQSVERQISGYTFLETVCVYGYSLFIYIPTSILWTIPFNWLQWLLILVALVISGSVLVITFWPAVRDDTKLTAFATMAVIVFLHALLAVGFKMYFFQTATYTGTLHPEQHITPASNQTTHTVGMSN; encoded by the exons ATGGCTAGTCCAGATGATTTAAAGTTTCAGG AGTTCGAGGTGGCCACAGATCTACTGTTAACAAATCCGGGAGCATCAACCCTCAGTATCTCCAGCCCTGGGGTTGCATCCTCCTCTGGAGATGTCAAACTCGATCTGTCAGACGATGAAGCGAATCAGCAAGAGAGCTCAGAG TTGCTTGGAGGTGAAAAACCAACTGGTGGTTTTTGGACTTTTGAATACTATCAGTCGTTCTTCAATATAGATACAGTGCAG gtGCTGGATAGGATAAAAGGCTCTGTTATACCTTTGCCAGGAAGAAACTTTATCAAACACCACATTCGAAGTAACCCTGACTTATATG GTCCATTCTGGATCTGTGTGACTCTAGTGTTCTCAGTGGCAATCATGGGAAACCTCTCCACCTTTCTGAGCGAGAAAGGGAACCCAGAGTATCACTACAGACCGCAGTTCCACAGAG TCTCAATTGCAGCAGTAACCGTGTTCCTTTATGCGTGGCTGGTACCTCTCGGAGTTTGGGGCTTCTTAACGTGGCGTCAAAGTGTTGAGAGGCAGATCAGTGGATATACATTTTTAGAGACAGTGTGTGTCTATGGATATTCTCTCTTCATATATATTCCTACTTCG ATATTATGGACCATTCCCTTCAATTGGCTCCAGTGGCTTTTGATTTTGGTTGCCTTGGTGATCTCAGGCTCGGTGTTGGTCATCACTTTTTGGCCGGCGGTTCGTGATGACACTAAACTAACAGCTTTTGCTACTATGGCAGTTATAGTGTTCCTTCATGCACTCCTGGCTGTCGGCTTTAAG ATGTACTTCTTCCAAACGGCAACGTACACAGGAACATTACATCCCGAGCAACACATTACTCCAGCCTCGAATCAAACGACACATACTGTGGGAATGTCTAACTGA